A genomic region of Gossypium hirsutum isolate 1008001.06 chromosome D01, Gossypium_hirsutum_v2.1, whole genome shotgun sequence contains the following coding sequences:
- the LOC121213702 gene encoding indole-3-acetic acid-amido synthetase GH3.10, with product MEAEASNGNGNGCSNDHDIIRWFDTISTNVATVQRETLRQILELNRDVEYLKKWFGDKDLDIREMDACEMESLYTSLVPLVSHEDLEPLIQRIADGDTSPILTQHPITTLSLSSGTTEGRQKFIPFTRHNSETTLQIYRLAAAYRSTVYPTRSNGRILEFIYSSKRFKTRGGLMAGTATTHIFASEEFRIKQEKIKLFTCSPHEVISNGDYKQTTYCHLLLGLFFRKEIECITSTFAYSMVQAFSSFEEQWEDICKDIKEGNVSSKITLPKMRKAVLDIIEPNPSLASRIEAICKGLQGSDWFGLVPKLWPNAKYVYSIMTGSMQHYLKKLRHYCGSLPLVSAEYGATESWIGVNLDPSLEPEKVTFAVMPTFSYFEFIPLYRQDQYSGSGSVDFIEDDPVPLSQVKVGQEYEIVLTTFTGLYRYRLGDVVEVSGFHNETPKLKFICRRKLLLVINIDKNTEKDLQLVVEKGSQLLSKHRAELVDFTSHAKLTHQSGHYVIYWEIKGKVEERVLCECCREMDASFVDPGYVVSRRTNSIGPLELCIVERGAFNKILDYFIGNGATLSQFKIPRCTNNETLLKILDLYTIKRFRSIVYG from the exons ATGGAAGCTGAAGCTAGCAATGGCAATGGCAATGGTTGCTCCAATGATCACGACATTATCCGTTGGTTCGACACCATATCAACCAACGTCGCCACGGTTCAAAGAGAAACCCTTCGCCAGATCCTCGAGTTGAACCGCGACGTCGAGTACTTAAAGAAATGGTTCGGGGACAAGGATTTGGATATTCGAGAGATGGATGCATGTGAAATGGAATCGCTTTACACTTCTTTGGTACCTTTAGTTTCCCATGAAGATTTAGAGCCTCTCATTCAACGAATTGCAGATGGGGACACTTCTCCTATTCTTACCCAACATCCTATTACCACTCTCTCTCTAAG CTCCGGTACCACCGAAGGTCGACAAAAGTTCATACCATTTACCCGTCATAACTCGGAGACAACTTTGCAGATCTACCGATTAGCAGCAGCATATAGATCAAC GGTGTACCCAACACGAAGCAATGGAAGGATCTTAGAGTTCATATACAGTAGCAAAAGGTTCAAAACAAGAGGAGGACTAATGGCTGGAACGGCAACGACGCACATTTTTGCCAGTGAAGAATTCAGAATCAAACAAGAGAAAATAAAGTTGTTCACTTGTAGTCCCCACGAGGTGATCTCGAATGGGGACTACAAACAAACAACGTATTGTCACCTCTTACTCGGCCTCTTCTTTCGCAAAGAGATTGAGTGCATTACCTCGACTTTCGCTTACAGTATGGTCCAAGCCTTCTCCTCGTTCGAAGAACAGTGGGAAGATATATGCAAAGACATCAAAGAAGGCAATGTTAGCTCGAAAATAACGTTGCCGAAGATGCGGAAAGCCGTGTTGGACATAATCGAACCGAACCCAAGTTTAGCCTCGAGGATTGAAGCTATTTGCAAGGGCTTACAAGGCTCGGATTGGTTCggtttggtacctaaactttggCCGAATGCTAAATACGTTTACTCTATAATGACTGGATCCATGCAACATTACTTGAAGAAACTAAGGCATTATTGTGGTTCGTTGCCATTGGTGAGTGCCGAATACGGGGCGACGGAGAGTTGGATCGGGGTGAATTTGGATCCATCTTTGGAACCCGAAAAGGTCACTTTTGCTGTAATGCCCACATTTTCGTATTTCGAGTTTATTCCTCTTTATAGACAAGATCAATATTCGGGTTCGGGTAGTGTTGATTTCATTGAAGATGACCCGGTTCCACTCTCCCAAGTCAAGGTTGGACAAGAATACGAGATTGTTCTCACTACTTTTACTg GGCTTTACAGATATAGACTCGGAGACGTGGTAGAAGTGAGCGGATTTCACAACGAAACCCCAAAATTGAAATTCATATGTAGGAGAAAGCTATTACTAGTCATTAACATCGACAAAAACACTGAGAAAGACCTTCAATTAGTGGTCGAAAAAGGTTCCCAATTGCTGAGCAAACACAGAGCCGAGCTAGTCGATTTCACCAGCCATGCTAAACTAACGCATCAATCGGGCCACTACGTGATCTATTGGGAGATCAAAGGCAAAGTTGAGGAACGGGTCCTCTGCGAGTGTTGTCGGGAAATGGATGCCTCATTTGTTGACCCCGGCTACGTCGTGTCAAGACGGACCAACTCGATCGGACCATTGGAGCTTTGTATCGTTGAAAGAGGTGCTTTTAACAAGATTTTGGATTATTTCATAGGGAATGGGGCGACACTCAGCCAATTTAAGATACCAAGGTGCACTAATAACGAGACATTACTTAAAATCCTTGATCTTTATACTATTAAGAGGTTTCGAAGCATAGTTTACGGTTAA
- the LOC107928811 gene encoding photosystem II repair protein PSB27-H1, chloroplastic, with the protein MASPSLLTPTPKLQPLLPTSAAPPPSPLPHQNHHHPSRRHFLSLSAVTTATLSLSSLLPVTPPPAFAADDEEYVKETSDVINKVRNTINMDKNDPNVATAVAELRDTSNSWVAKYRREKALLGRPSFREIYSALNAVSGHYISFGPTAPIPAKRKARILEEMDTAEKALLRGR; encoded by the coding sequence ATGGCTTCCCCATCGCTACTAACCCCTACCCCCAAGCTCCAACCCCTCCTCCCCACCTCCGCCGCCCCACCACCCTCTCCTCTGCCGCACCAAAACCACCACCATCCTTCACGTCGCCACTTCTTGTCTCTTTCCGCCGTCACTACCGCAACACTATCTCTTTCATCGCTTCTACCAGTGACACCACCACCGGCATTCGCAGCCGACGATGAGGAGTACGTAAAAGAGACCTCCGACGTCATCAACAAAGTGAGGAACACCATCAACATGGACAAAAACGACCCTAACGTGGCCACCGCGGTGGCAGAGCTTAGAGACACGTCGAACAGTTGGGTGGCTAAGTACAGGAGGGAGAAAGCTTTGTTGGGTCGACCTTCGTTTCGTGAGATTTATTCGGCATTGAATGCTGTCTCGGGACATTATATTAGCTTTGGGCCGACGGCGCCGATTCCGGCGAAGAGAAAGGCGAGGATTCTTGAAGAGATGGATACCGCCGAGAAAGCTTTGTTGCGAGGAAGATGA
- the LOC121213703 gene encoding uncharacterized protein translates to MILDSVAKQSNLDCFLQCTTPTVRSQLLPKSEFGSLNRLWHPWERENVEYFTLNDLWDCYDEWSAYGAGVPIVLNDNETLVQYYVPYLSAIQIFTSNLREEIESGDGDCFSDSWSTDESESDKLWRWDGCCSSEDGGSDQDSVCHLNNRLGYLYFQYFETSTPYGRVPLMDKINGLSRRYPGLMSLRSIDLSPASWMAVSWYPIYHIPMGRTIKDLSTCFLTYHTLSSSFQEIDPEDDIKLAEKNQKEKEGNISLPPFGLATYKMQGDVWLSSSGCGGGDQERLLSLLGVADSWLKQLSVQHHDFNYFSGIRHG, encoded by the exons ATGATTTTGGACTCTGTTGCAAAGCAATCCAATCTCGATTGCTTCCTTCAATGCACAACTCCCACTGTTAGATCTCAACTCCTCCCTAAG aGTGAATTTGGGAGCTTGAATCGATTATGGCATCCATGGGAAAGAGAAAACGTTGAATATTTCACATTAAATGATTTATGGGATTGTTATGATGAATGGAGTGCTTATGGTGCTGGTGTTCCTATTGTCTTAAACGACAATGAAACCTTGGTTCAATATTATGTTCCTTATTTGTCTGCAATTCAAATCTTTACAAGCAATTTAAG GGAAGAGATAGAATCTGGTGATGGTGATTGTTTTAGTGATTCATGGAGTACTGATGAGAGTGAAAGTGATAAATTGTGGCGGTGGGATGGTTGTTGCTCCTCCGAGGATGGTGGTTCCGATCAAGATAGTGTTTGTCATTTGAATAATCGTTTGGGGTACCTTTACTTTCAATATTTCGAGACATCGACGCCTTACGGACGAGTTCCACTCATGGATAAG ATTAATGGATTATCTCGAAGATACCCTGGTTTAATGTCGTTGAGGAGCATCGATCTTTCTCCGGCTAGTTGGATGGCAGTTTCTTG GTACCCGATTTATCATATTCCAATGGGAAGGACTATAAAGGACTTGTCCACGTGCTTCCTCACGTATCATACTCTATCTTCTTCTTTCCAAG AAATCGATCCCGAGGATGATATCAAGCTAGCCGAAAAGAATCAAAAGGAAAAAGAGGGCAACATCTCTCTTCCGCCGTTTGGGTTAGCAACTTACAAGATGCAAGGGGACGTGTGGTTGTCCTCCTCCGGTTGTGGAGGAGGGGACCAAGAAAGGCTATTGTCACTTTTGGGTGTTGCCGATTCGTGGCTAAAGCAACTAAGCGTTCAACACCATGACTTCAACTATTTCTCGGGTATTCGACATGGCTAA